One window of Thermoplasmata archaeon genomic DNA carries:
- a CDS encoding succinate--CoA ligase subunit alpha, whose product MAILVTGSTQVMVQGITNAPGRNYTKLMLSYGTKVVGGVSPGRGGETVCGLPVYNTVRECQDHHPDVKATVLWVPPRQARDAVLEAVEAGIKLIVLTTQGVPPHDIILARKKAWERGLVFLGGNTLGVISPGRALAGMLPTGAFSTGSVGIVSRSGLVSYYIANTLDLAGMGVSTCAVLGADTFTGCGYEEVLSRFEEDPETQAVVIAGQPGGALEETAAGFIRTMRKPVVAYITGVSYPEGRWPERGFPPFLAPSPTGANKVRVLKEAGVPVAETLMDIPRMLKRALRK is encoded by the coding sequence ATGGCGATTCTGGTCACGGGCAGCACCCAAGTCATGGTGCAGGGCATCACCAATGCCCCCGGCAGGAACTACACCAAGCTGATGCTCTCCTACGGAACCAAGGTCGTCGGGGGGGTTTCGCCAGGGAGAGGCGGCGAGACGGTCTGCGGCCTACCCGTGTACAATACGGTCAGGGAGTGCCAAGACCACCACCCGGATGTGAAGGCCACGGTACTCTGGGTTCCCCCGCGTCAGGCCCGCGACGCCGTGCTGGAGGCGGTCGAGGCCGGAATCAAGCTCATTGTGCTGACGACCCAGGGCGTTCCCCCCCACGACATTATCCTTGCTCGGAAGAAGGCGTGGGAGAGGGGACTGGTTTTTCTCGGAGGGAATACTCTCGGCGTCATCAGTCCTGGAAGGGCCCTCGCGGGCATGCTCCCCACCGGCGCCTTCTCCACCGGAAGCGTCGGAATAGTCTCGCGAAGCGGCCTCGTTTCCTACTACATCGCCAACACGCTCGACCTCGCGGGCATGGGCGTGAGCACCTGCGCCGTCCTCGGCGCGGACACCTTCACGGGCTGCGGCTACGAGGAGGTCCTGAGCAGGTTCGAGGAAGACCCGGAGACCCAGGCCGTTGTCATAGCGGGCCAGCCCGGCGGGGCCCTGGAGGAGACCGCGGCCGGATTCATCAGAACGATGAGAAAGCCCGTCGTCGCCTACATCACGGGAGTCAGTTACCCCGAGGGCAGGTGGCCGGAGAGGGGCTTCCCGCCCTTCCTCGCTCCTAGTCCCACGGGCGCGAACAAGGTCAGAGTGCTAAAAGAAGCCGGAGTTCCTGTGGCTGAGACCCTGATGGACATCCCGAGGATGCTCAAGAGGGCGCTCAGGAAGTAA
- the cobO gene encoding cob(I)yrinic acid a,c-diamide adenosyltransferase, whose translation MNVKGEWRRRRLGMVHVYTGDGKGKTTAALGLGLRAVGHGLHVCMIQFMKGRNQYGEQRAVARLPNFELYQFGRRGFVRKGAPSKTDKALARRGLAFAREAVCSGRYDIVILDELNVALDWGLISLEDVLGLIRGKAPRTELVLTGRYAHPQVMELADYVTEMREIAHPYQKGYLCLKGVDC comes from the coding sequence GTGAATGTGAAGGGGGAATGGAGGAGGCGCCGCCTAGGTATGGTCCACGTCTACACTGGGGACGGCAAGGGCAAGACCACCGCAGCCCTGGGCCTAGGCCTGAGAGCCGTCGGCCACGGCCTCCACGTCTGCATGATTCAGTTCATGAAGGGCAGGAATCAGTACGGGGAGCAGAGGGCCGTGGCGCGCCTCCCCAATTTCGAGCTCTACCAGTTCGGGAGGAGGGGATTCGTCAGGAAAGGGGCCCCTTCCAAAACAGACAAGGCGCTGGCGCGCAGGGGGCTGGCTTTCGCTCGCGAGGCCGTATGCTCCGGGAGATACGACATCGTCATACTGGACGAGCTGAACGTAGCCCTCGACTGGGGCCTTATCTCACTAGAGGACGTCCTGGGCCTCATCCGGGGGAAGGCCCCGCGGACAGAGCTCGTCCTGACAGGCCGGTACGCCCACCCGCAGGTGATGGAGCTCGCGGACTATGTGACGGAGATGAGGGAGATCGCCCATCCCTACCAGAAGGGCTATCTTTGTCTCAAAGGAGTGGACTGTTGA
- a CDS encoding ATP-dependent 6-phosphofructokinase, whose translation MVKRVAVLTGGGDCPGLNNAIKWVTNAALDDALAEARGERYEVEGINYGWRGAIEFALKSADCRDCITPLDKEFVRKIDRDGGTILGSSRTNPFKYKESPSSEPVNVSEKVLRALSERYHAVVAIGGEDTLGVAARLHKMGLNVVGIPKTIDKDLGGTDITLGFDSAVNYIKEAMTRLVYTAGSHNMNFFVEIMGRHTGHLAFHGGMAGGAHFILVPECEVDMEALFDKIVRRKESGRRGERYTIVAVAEGTRLRGVGEIKQGKRDAFGHTYLGGVALFLRHKFEEYVNKKYEARELVLGHLQRGGTPSTFDMILGRLFGIKAIGLVDEGRFGRMASLKDNRVTDAPLDEAARTNYLDWKRCYDERNFTPKLIADTMYFNTT comes from the coding sequence ATGGTGAAGAGGGTGGCCGTCCTGACAGGAGGAGGGGACTGCCCGGGACTGAACAATGCGATAAAGTGGGTGACCAACGCGGCCCTCGACGACGCTCTCGCTGAAGCGCGTGGGGAGAGGTATGAGGTCGAGGGCATAAACTACGGCTGGAGGGGCGCGATAGAGTTTGCCCTGAAGAGCGCGGACTGTAGAGACTGTATCACACCCCTAGACAAGGAATTCGTGAGGAAGATAGACAGGGACGGGGGGACGATTCTGGGCAGCAGCCGGACCAACCCCTTCAAATACAAGGAGAGCCCGAGCTCGGAGCCTGTGAATGTGTCCGAGAAGGTCCTCCGGGCACTATCTGAGAGGTACCACGCGGTGGTCGCGATAGGGGGCGAGGACACTCTGGGCGTCGCGGCCCGCCTCCATAAAATGGGTCTGAATGTGGTCGGAATTCCGAAGACAATAGACAAGGACCTCGGTGGCACGGACATCACTCTCGGATTCGATTCGGCCGTCAACTACATCAAGGAGGCGATGACTAGGCTGGTCTACACCGCCGGCTCTCACAACATGAACTTCTTCGTCGAAATCATGGGCAGGCACACGGGCCACCTTGCCTTCCACGGCGGGATGGCCGGTGGTGCCCACTTCATCCTCGTGCCGGAATGCGAGGTCGACATGGAGGCCCTCTTCGACAAGATCGTCAGGAGGAAGGAGAGCGGGAGGAGGGGGGAGAGGTACACGATTGTCGCGGTCGCCGAGGGAACGAGGCTGAGGGGCGTGGGGGAGATAAAGCAAGGAAAGAGAGACGCCTTCGGCCACACCTATCTCGGCGGGGTGGCGCTATTCCTCAGGCACAAGTTCGAGGAGTATGTGAATAAGAAATACGAAGCGAGGGAGCTGGTGCTAGGCCACCTGCAGAGGGGCGGCACACCCTCGACCTTCGACATGATTCTGGGGAGGCTGTTCGGCATAAAGGCGATTGGGCTCGTTGACGAGGGGAGATTTGGTCGGATGGCGAGCCTGAAGGACAACAGAGTGACGGACGCTCCTCTCGACGAGGCGGCGAGGACAAACTATCTCGACTGGAAGAGGTGCTACGACGAGAGGAACTTCACACCCAAGCTTATCGCGGACACGATGTATTTTAATACGACCTGA
- a CDS encoding PKD domain-containing protein, with amino-acid sequence MVGGPLRFRVALEPHAQAGDGESGPGSLPTPRTARIRPFTLLLSLLILLTNLSSSAWTGSPSAPRGLSFRDDFDYSPSWRVVEGTWRYHDGVINGSGADARIVAGSGEWLDIHITGRLRLVSGGEAGVLFRVNSASHGLNNGRYYQASFSGKGTARLSRVAMGEVALKSAPCNFSAGDWHDFGVRVCGTAMELLLDGEPVLNHTNLELMQGRVGLGARGSTAEFDNIVVRDAVTGAILLSDNFSSSPCGGWDPHEGTWDIADGECGLISEGAGLDRILAPVEAPGSNWTLRTRMIWSAGSNFESGVLFGFNGPGDHYLVLLSARDQTFRVRRTEGGAVNANWLVKPFPVAKNEWYTLTVLWNGSGFEFYVNSAQVASKTEPYPLPGKGLGLGSCSNSEERVRFSFFEVIEGLSPPMPDLSINLSTLEIYPTRPNPGDDVTFKFGVDNSGTMDAAGGILVEVLADEIRLAVAVESNIPAGRTYLVFLHWVANLTGNLSLLFVVDRFNQIDELDEDNNNASAFLTVNTPPVASFTMVPEDGRARIAEEVRFNASASHDPDGRIASYHWSFGDGTGASVPVVGHRYQREGSYKAVLTVTDSDGASASASARVYISKRDPSADFTWNPPTGNVSTVFIFRYRIQDPDNTMSGWLWDLGDGLSTTDQAPSHRYSDDGVYTVTLTVFFNQGRNSTSVRKELIVENTPPCATILSAPSDLLKREEGIFRACATDLDDPPELLGFLWCFGDGVSATGPEVSHCYTRSGTYRVSLTVSDDDGDNSTLYHTVRVPNLPPEALFACPPPGYLNETFTFDATFSWDPDGSIVNWSWEFGDGTRGYGAVVSHGYSTPGNYTVTLTVTDDEGATNSSSAVLWVREMPTPPPVSLPISPGTTWTTVALVAALVGLVMLALVVWASLRRRGGGRGERGRNRAPAGCRAENCGETMPQAL; translated from the coding sequence ATGGTTGGAGGCCCCTTACGATTTCGTGTCGCATTAGAGCCTCACGCGCAGGCCGGGGATGGAGAGAGCGGGCCCGGGTCCCTACCCACTCCGCGCACAGCAAGAATTCGCCCCTTCACCCTCCTCCTCTCCCTACTCATTCTGCTCACCAACCTCTCTTCCTCCGCCTGGACGGGGTCGCCCTCAGCTCCTCGAGGCCTCAGCTTCCGGGACGATTTCGACTACAGCCCCTCCTGGAGGGTTGTTGAAGGGACTTGGAGATATCATGATGGCGTCATCAATGGCTCAGGAGCAGACGCGCGCATTGTCGCGGGGAGCGGAGAGTGGCTCGACATCCACATAACGGGAAGGCTCAGGCTAGTCTCGGGCGGGGAGGCGGGGGTGCTCTTCAGAGTGAATTCGGCGAGCCACGGCCTGAACAACGGGAGGTACTATCAAGCGAGCTTTTCCGGGAAGGGCACGGCGAGGCTAAGCAGGGTAGCGATGGGCGAAGTCGCTCTGAAGAGTGCACCATGCAATTTCTCAGCTGGCGACTGGCACGACTTCGGCGTTAGGGTATGCGGCACGGCGATGGAGCTCCTCCTTGACGGAGAGCCCGTTCTGAACCACACGAATCTCGAGCTCATGCAGGGCAGGGTGGGGCTGGGGGCTCGGGGCTCCACCGCCGAATTCGACAACATCGTGGTTAGAGACGCGGTGACCGGGGCCATCCTCCTCTCCGACAATTTCAGCTCCAGCCCGTGTGGGGGCTGGGACCCGCACGAGGGGACCTGGGACATCGCCGATGGCGAGTGCGGCCTGATATCTGAGGGCGCGGGTCTGGACCGCATCCTCGCGCCGGTTGAGGCGCCCGGGTCCAACTGGACTCTTAGGACAAGGATGATATGGAGCGCGGGGAGCAACTTCGAGAGCGGGGTCCTCTTCGGCTTCAACGGCCCCGGTGACCACTACCTCGTCCTCCTCTCCGCTCGCGACCAGACCTTCCGAGTCCGGAGGACCGAGGGCGGGGCGGTTAATGCAAACTGGCTCGTGAAGCCCTTTCCGGTTGCTAAAAATGAGTGGTACACCCTCACGGTTCTGTGGAATGGGAGCGGGTTCGAGTTCTACGTCAACTCGGCACAGGTCGCATCGAAGACAGAGCCCTATCCCCTACCCGGCAAAGGCTTGGGCCTTGGCTCCTGCTCGAATTCGGAGGAGAGGGTCAGGTTCTCTTTCTTCGAAGTTATCGAGGGCCTCTCGCCCCCAATGCCCGACCTCAGTATCAATCTGAGCACTCTCGAAATCTATCCAACGCGCCCCAATCCCGGCGATGACGTTACGTTCAAGTTCGGCGTGGACAACTCCGGGACAATGGATGCCGCGGGAGGTATTCTCGTGGAGGTTCTCGCAGACGAGATTCGGCTCGCAGTTGCGGTGGAGAGCAATATTCCGGCCGGAAGGACCTATCTCGTCTTCCTGCACTGGGTCGCCAACCTGACCGGGAACCTCTCCCTCCTATTTGTCGTTGACCGCTTCAACCAGATAGATGAGCTGGACGAGGACAACAACAACGCATCGGCCTTTCTGACCGTCAATACGCCTCCCGTGGCCTCATTCACCATGGTTCCAGAGGACGGGAGGGCGAGAATCGCCGAGGAGGTCAGGTTCAACGCCTCCGCTTCCCACGACCCCGACGGCAGAATTGCCTCGTATCACTGGAGCTTCGGCGACGGAACGGGCGCCTCGGTGCCCGTGGTGGGGCATAGATACCAGAGGGAGGGCAGCTACAAAGCCGTTCTGACGGTGACCGACAGCGATGGCGCCTCCGCGAGCGCCAGCGCGAGGGTTTATATCTCAAAACGAGACCCAAGCGCCGATTTCACATGGAACCCCCCCACCGGTAATGTATCGACGGTGTTCATATTCCGCTATCGGATTCAGGACCCCGACAACACAATGAGCGGCTGGCTCTGGGACTTGGGCGACGGCCTGAGCACCACCGACCAAGCACCCTCGCACCGCTATTCTGACGACGGGGTCTATACCGTAACCCTGACGGTTTTCTTCAATCAGGGCAGGAACTCAACCTCCGTCCGCAAAGAGCTAATAGTCGAGAACACCCCGCCCTGTGCAACAATTCTCTCGGCACCTTCCGACCTGCTCAAGCGAGAGGAGGGCATATTCAGGGCCTGTGCTACGGATCTCGACGACCCTCCTGAGTTACTAGGCTTTCTCTGGTGCTTCGGCGACGGGGTCTCCGCGACTGGCCCCGAAGTCTCCCACTGCTACACGAGGAGCGGGACCTACAGGGTCTCCCTTACCGTGAGCGACGACGACGGCGACAACTCCACACTCTATCACACCGTCAGGGTACCCAACCTTCCTCCGGAGGCCCTCTTCGCCTGTCCCCCCCCGGGCTACCTGAATGAGACGTTCACATTCGACGCTACCTTCAGCTGGGACCCGGACGGCTCGATAGTTAACTGGTCATGGGAATTCGGTGACGGTACGAGGGGCTATGGAGCGGTAGTGTCCCATGGCTACTCAACTCCGGGGAACTACACGGTGACGCTGACTGTCACGGACGACGAGGGCGCGACCAACTCCTCATCAGCTGTCCTGTGGGTCAGGGAGATGCCCACCCCACCACCCGTCTCCTTGCCGATATCCCCAGGGACTACATGGACCACGGTTGCGCTGGTTGCGGCATTGGTGGGCCTAGTTATGCTCGCGCTCGTCGTATGGGCAAGCCTCAGACGGAGGGGCGGGGGGAGGGGGGAGCGGGGGAGGAACAGGGCCCCGGCGGGGTGCAGGGCTGAGAACTGTGGTGAGACGATGCCCCAAGCGCTTTGA
- a CDS encoding methylmalonyl-CoA mutase family protein: MYDRKALEEIREHRRKWEETTLRESLSRAPERRERFVTTSSKEVNRIYAPDDLEGFDYMKKLGFPGEYPLTRGIHPTMYRGQLWTMREFSGFGTAEDTNKRFKYLLAHGETGLSIAFHLPTIYGYDSDHPFSKGEIGKCGVAIDSLKDFEILFSGIPMDRVTTSMTINAPASVLLSMYIAVAKQQGVSPKVISGTIQNDILKEYMAQKSYIFPPRPSMRLITDIMAYCTKEVPRWNTISISGYHIREAGATALQELAFTLADGMEYVKAGIEAGLDVDAFAPRLSFFFNAHNDIFEEVAKYRAARRIWATVMKERFGAKNPRSWWMRFHTQTAGCSLTAQQPENNIIRVTLQALAAVLGGTQSLHTNSMDEAWALPSEKAVRIALRTQQIIAHESGATNTIDPLGGAFFIEQLTNEMEEGAYRYFEKIEKLGGVIPAIEKGFFQQEIADSAYRYQKEIERGERVVVGVNEYKMAEEELKIPILKVPKRVERVQLARLRATRRSRDNQEVRKRLEALREAAQGDENLMPLILNCVEAYATIGEICGVLREVWGEYQEPPVY, from the coding sequence GTGTACGACAGAAAAGCCCTTGAGGAAATCCGGGAGCATCGGAGAAAATGGGAGGAGACCACCCTCAGGGAGAGCCTCTCACGCGCGCCTGAGAGGCGGGAGCGCTTCGTCACGACCTCGAGCAAGGAAGTGAACAGAATCTACGCTCCCGACGACCTCGAGGGGTTTGACTACATGAAGAAGCTCGGCTTCCCGGGGGAATACCCGCTGACTAGGGGCATCCATCCAACGATGTACAGGGGCCAGCTCTGGACGATGAGGGAGTTCTCGGGCTTCGGCACCGCCGAGGATACCAATAAAAGATTCAAATACCTACTAGCCCACGGCGAGACCGGCCTGAGCATTGCGTTCCATCTGCCAACGATATATGGCTACGATAGCGACCACCCCTTCTCGAAGGGGGAGATTGGTAAGTGCGGCGTGGCCATAGACTCCTTGAAGGACTTCGAGATTCTCTTCTCCGGAATTCCCATGGACAGGGTCACGACCTCGATGACGATAAACGCCCCCGCGAGCGTCCTTCTCTCGATGTACATCGCGGTGGCGAAGCAACAGGGCGTGTCTCCGAAGGTGATATCAGGCACCATTCAGAACGACATTCTGAAGGAGTACATGGCGCAGAAGAGCTACATCTTCCCCCCCAGGCCCTCGATGAGGCTGATAACGGACATAATGGCTTACTGCACAAAGGAGGTCCCCCGCTGGAACACGATTTCCATCAGCGGCTACCACATTCGAGAGGCCGGGGCAACAGCGCTTCAAGAACTCGCATTCACGCTGGCAGATGGGATGGAGTATGTAAAGGCGGGCATCGAGGCCGGGCTGGATGTCGACGCATTCGCTCCTAGGCTCTCTTTCTTCTTCAATGCCCACAACGACATCTTCGAGGAGGTGGCGAAGTACCGCGCCGCGAGACGAATCTGGGCGACCGTCATGAAGGAGAGGTTCGGGGCGAAGAACCCTCGCTCCTGGTGGATGCGCTTCCACACCCAGACCGCGGGCTGCAGCCTGACCGCCCAGCAGCCTGAGAACAACATTATCCGCGTCACCCTTCAAGCCCTGGCCGCTGTCCTCGGGGGGACGCAGAGCCTCCACACCAACTCGATGGACGAGGCCTGGGCCCTGCCGAGCGAGAAGGCCGTCAGAATCGCCCTCAGGACCCAGCAGATAATCGCGCACGAGAGTGGAGCCACAAACACAATAGACCCTCTCGGGGGAGCTTTCTTCATCGAGCAGCTAACGAACGAGATGGAGGAGGGGGCCTACAGATACTTTGAGAAAATAGAGAAGCTGGGTGGCGTGATTCCGGCCATCGAGAAGGGCTTCTTCCAGCAGGAAATCGCCGACTCAGCCTACCGCTATCAGAAAGAGATAGAGAGGGGCGAGAGGGTAGTGGTCGGCGTCAATGAATACAAAATGGCCGAGGAGGAGCTGAAAATCCCCATTCTGAAGGTCCCGAAGAGGGTCGAGAGGGTCCAGCTCGCGAGGCTCAGGGCGACCCGGAGAAGCCGGGACAATCAGGAGGTCAGGAAGAGACTGGAGGCGCTCCGGGAGGCCGCGCAGGGGGATGAGAACCTGATGCCCCTGATTCTCAATTGCGTCGAGGCCTACGCCACGATAGGCGAGATATGCGGCGTCCTGCGCGAGGTTTGGGGTGAGTACCAGGAGCCGCCAGTCTACTGA
- a CDS encoding MMPL family transporter, producing MRRRAEFFVIATVLVTVLFVPVLQEMRFETDLEKFLPDDELIRADRRVEARFGRQAEPQYFLVTGENVLSARALREELNVSLHAGYVEGVVGTLSLAGIFDEISKWSYSNGSWSRDPSRGLLNMSDAEVEAVRDFALQVLDPDLNLSNLPVPPGTDLADLQLLIAAFLPDGFKYGNSSARQTVVVANLNGSMPAEARKSAAALAVERVRALRLSEVRVKATSTSLLTKKVDEATVRDNLPIAIAIVAIISALLGISFRGLSYILLPLASMVMAGVWTLGTARLLGIALNAIDIAVIPLIVGLGVDYFIHVSTRYQEELSRNGPPGRAMCAALAGIFPPMSLAVVTTMASFSTNFFTGIQPIREFGLICALGVGSCALLGVTFYPASRILVDEKAGDPRVRTLRDVHLFSLGMALGAQTVRRRPRLVVTLVVALSALALLSSMNLRTEFGVEDFVQPQWPEMRAVEEIREDFQAASMYQSYVLFEGKVATTEVLRNIHATHAAAEDDRFVVRAEVGGVRTAKIHSVASVIRRAASIDAGLCARFRVSPDGLPLANCTDADVEALYDFLASNETYGSALKETVHRGKNGYDAALVRIYTFVRDTAEGRRMLAELQADISGRGVATGGVILTIRTLDAFRESQLSSTLVAVAFAAVFLALMYRDLVLGLLSIVPVGISALWILGTMFLFSISLNALTLTVTALTIGLGIDYTIYIIQRFRQELKHRSTGEALQETIVNVGAAIFLCTLTTWAGFGVLCLSPMPITQQFGLITAATIAYSFVLAVFVLPILLVAYTRARGLKNNHEPAPARGIFSGRRWRSDP from the coding sequence TTGAGAAGGAGGGCGGAGTTCTTCGTCATAGCCACAGTTCTAGTGACGGTTCTCTTTGTCCCGGTCCTGCAAGAGATGAGGTTCGAGACTGACCTAGAGAAGTTCCTGCCGGACGACGAGCTCATCCGCGCTGACAGAAGGGTCGAGGCCCGCTTCGGGAGGCAGGCTGAGCCCCAGTACTTCCTCGTGACCGGGGAGAACGTCCTATCCGCGCGAGCGCTCAGGGAGGAGTTGAACGTATCGCTCCATGCCGGATACGTGGAGGGCGTGGTCGGAACTCTCTCCCTAGCGGGGATTTTCGACGAGATATCGAAGTGGAGCTACTCGAATGGCTCATGGTCGAGGGACCCCTCCCGGGGCCTCCTGAACATGTCGGATGCGGAGGTCGAGGCCGTGAGGGACTTTGCGCTTCAGGTTCTCGACCCGGACCTCAACCTGAGCAACCTCCCAGTTCCGCCCGGAACCGACCTTGCCGACCTGCAGCTCCTTATCGCAGCCTTCCTTCCGGACGGTTTCAAATACGGCAACTCCTCGGCACGGCAGACAGTTGTCGTTGCCAACCTGAACGGCTCCATGCCTGCAGAGGCCCGGAAGAGTGCGGCGGCGCTCGCGGTCGAGAGGGTCCGGGCGCTCAGACTGAGTGAGGTCCGCGTCAAAGCGACTTCGACCTCCCTCTTAACAAAGAAGGTGGACGAGGCAACCGTCCGAGACAACTTACCAATCGCCATCGCGATCGTGGCCATCATCAGCGCCCTGCTCGGTATCTCGTTCCGCGGCCTGTCCTACATCCTCCTCCCCCTCGCCTCCATGGTCATGGCGGGTGTATGGACGCTAGGCACCGCAAGGCTCCTTGGAATTGCCCTCAACGCAATAGACATCGCTGTGATTCCTCTAATCGTTGGTCTGGGCGTGGACTATTTTATCCATGTATCTACAAGATATCAGGAGGAGCTCTCAAGAAACGGCCCGCCGGGAAGGGCAATGTGCGCGGCGCTCGCCGGCATCTTCCCGCCGATGTCCCTAGCTGTGGTGACCACAATGGCCTCCTTCTCCACGAACTTCTTCACCGGCATCCAGCCCATCAGGGAGTTCGGGCTGATATGCGCGCTGGGCGTGGGCTCCTGTGCGCTTCTTGGCGTCACATTCTATCCGGCCTCCCGGATTCTGGTCGATGAGAAGGCCGGAGACCCTAGGGTGAGGACGCTGCGCGACGTCCACCTCTTCAGCCTCGGGATGGCGCTCGGGGCCCAGACTGTGAGGAGGCGCCCGCGGCTCGTGGTCACGCTCGTGGTGGCCCTCTCGGCGCTCGCCCTCCTCTCCTCCATGAACCTTAGGACCGAGTTCGGTGTGGAGGACTTCGTCCAGCCCCAGTGGCCCGAGATGAGAGCGGTGGAGGAGATTCGGGAAGACTTTCAGGCGGCGAGTATGTACCAGTCCTATGTGCTCTTTGAGGGGAAAGTAGCCACAACCGAGGTCCTCAGGAACATCCACGCCACACACGCCGCTGCTGAGGACGACCGCTTTGTCGTCAGGGCAGAGGTTGGCGGTGTCAGGACGGCGAAGATTCATAGCGTGGCCTCGGTGATTCGACGCGCTGCCTCCATTGATGCTGGCCTCTGCGCGAGATTCAGGGTCTCTCCGGACGGGCTGCCGCTGGCGAACTGCACCGACGCGGACGTCGAGGCCCTCTATGATTTCCTTGCATCGAACGAGACCTATGGGAGCGCACTCAAGGAAACGGTGCACCGAGGAAAAAATGGGTACGACGCGGCCCTGGTCCGGATCTACACATTCGTCCGGGACACCGCCGAGGGCCGCAGGATGCTCGCCGAGCTTCAGGCGGACATCTCCGGAAGGGGCGTCGCCACCGGAGGAGTCATTCTCACAATCCGGACCCTCGATGCGTTCAGGGAGAGCCAGCTCTCCTCCACGCTGGTTGCGGTCGCATTCGCCGCGGTCTTCCTGGCGCTGATGTACAGGGACCTCGTCCTTGGTCTTCTCTCCATCGTGCCCGTGGGAATCTCGGCGCTGTGGATTCTGGGCACGATGTTCCTCTTCTCGATATCGCTCAACGCCCTCACCCTGACCGTGACGGCGCTCACCATAGGCCTCGGCATAGACTACACCATCTATATCATCCAGCGCTTCAGGCAGGAGCTGAAGCATAGGAGTACGGGCGAGGCGCTGCAGGAGACGATAGTGAACGTCGGGGCCGCGATATTCCTCTGCACCCTGACCACGTGGGCCGGCTTCGGCGTGCTCTGCCTCTCCCCCATGCCGATAACGCAACAGTTCGGCCTGATAACCGCGGCGACCATCGCTTACTCTTTTGTTCTCGCAGTCTTTGTCCTGCCGATTCTGCTGGTCGCCTACACAAGGGCCCGGGGACTGAAGAACAATCATGAACCGGCGCCGGCCAGAGGAATTTTCTCCGGAAGGCGGTGGAGGAGCGACCCCTAG